The genomic region ACTGGTCCCCGGCAATCCGGCAAAACGACTTTGGCCAGAAAAGTTTTTCCTGATTATCTATATCTTTCTCTCGAAGAGCCGGATCAGGCCCACATTGCACAGGAAGACCCGCGAGGATTTCTGAGCCAATCTACAGACCCAATGATTCTTGACGAGGTGCAGAGGGTACCGAAATTACTTTCTTATATTCAGACAATAGTGGACTTGGATAATCGTCCGGGACGTTTTGTGCTGACAGGTTCTCACAATTTTTTGCTGATGGAAGGCATCAGCCAATCTTTAGCAGGCCGTTGCGCCATATTTTATTTGCTGCCGTTTAGTCAGGCGGAGTTGAGAGGAAGGGAACCGATTGATATTGAACAATTGGATACCCCCAAAACCCTGACGGTTCCTGAAAAAAAGGGGGACTTGTATGAGATGTTGTTTGCGGGATTCTATCCTCGCATTCATGACCGCGGTCTGGACCCTCAGGAATGGCTGGGCGATTATTTATCGACATACGTTGAGCGAGATGTTCGGCTGATTTCCAACATCGGGGATGCTCAGACGTTTCGGCGTTTTTTGGGTCTATGTGCTGCCCGCAGCGGACAACTGCTGAATCTTTCCTCTCTGGCTCGTGACTGCGGGATCACGGTGCTTACCGCCAGGAAATGGCTTTCGATACTCGAAACCAGTTTTCTTATTAAACTTCTGACTCCTTACTATGAAA from Anaerohalosphaeraceae bacterium harbors:
- a CDS encoding ATP-binding protein, which gives rise to TGPRQSGKTTLARKVFPDYLYLSLEEPDQAHIAQEDPRGFLSQSTDPMILDEVQRVPKLLSYIQTIVDLDNRPGRFVLTGSHNFLLMEGISQSLAGRCAIFYLLPFSQAELRGREPIDIEQLDTPKTLTVPEKKGDLYEMLFAGFYPRIHDRGLDPQEWLGDYLSTYVERDVRLISNIGDAQTFRRFLGLCAARSGQLLNLSSLARDCGITVLTARKWLSILETSFLIKLLTPYYENFNKRLIKTPKLYFIDTGLLCCLLKIRSPDELQKSELRGQVFETWVVEEFIKNCCHRKREPDFYYWRDSNGHEVDLVVSRGTALLPISVKSGQTFSEDFIKELLFWRRLTGCDEHPGVVIYGGDQFFEYKGFTVVPWYML